One window of the Melanotaenia boesemani isolate fMelBoe1 chromosome 14, fMelBoe1.pri, whole genome shotgun sequence genome contains the following:
- the LOC121653240 gene encoding cadherin-24-like isoform X1: MAAHVVLLFLLFCQGERNGISEAAGLSEEDENLQVISSKKQLVLPHPEAVDILFVGIKELESRGQDAKDDVTSMPNVAFQLSHRNPADFDFMNSPVKQTELLSRLKSSVASLLSKHSPELTLNHKKSSSLTYGEVEGVINGHSLVPRSEEDYTVQPGLYVDTGVGDIQPERTRGSSKWVTESEQRWSKSYLPPVEPHPRRRRSWLWNQFFVIEEYRGPEPVLIGRLHTDMDRGDGRTKYTLEGEGVGSVFVIDSNTGNIHVTKSLDREEKDQYRLVATATDRESGRALEPSSEFIIRVQDINDNPPVFPNEPYVAMVPEMANIGTSVVQVTAVDADDPTYGNSARLVYGIIQGQDYFSVDPETGVLRTAVPDMDRETQDEYLVILQAKDMGGHLGGLTGTTTVTVKLSDVNDNPPRFRRSAWSFSVSELAAPGVEVGRLTATDPDLGENAQLEFTIMDAEEAEIFNVTGRDKEAVIVLNKLLDYESRSSYTFSVEVMNPLMDPRYIKKGPFKDQATVRVMVLNADEPPRFSQNWYHLDVSENCPPICSVGRVHAVDPDTGQSSNIRYSIDPQSDPEALFRIASDTGFISTVMELDREQDQWHNITVIATQRDNPNLVSRVVVAIETLDQNDNAPELDRQYKTSVCDSSSPGQVVQVLRAIDRDQGGQETPVHFSIPPESSSALNLTVRESGGVTASLVLQSALEPLPGFSSSLLTLYVPVVLRDGASGLTNTGTVTVTICPCLQGGMQTEDRGRQRDRRWERHMVCLPVPSASPSLIFSLVTLLAMLACVTTLLVVCALSLSLRHQKRDSHSPFEEDDVRENIISYDDEGGGEADTAAFDITALQSMHRIQHMHNNRNIWYTQQNPPRARTYSWSRYPRPSLGPQQRPGSAPLYGRLCYGVNTLPVLRDYPAGPLEAGLQLPQLTQGLTGGHCGNSPFIPNQSTFEPLLRSPEMSLGSFQAEHMLAKNTITDRNESSEADAVSAKASEDHSKINPTETESTAANITADVTYESSCQSHTSFSSNQREDRPGSSQTQTSTGATSCTVDDIDTDSSIPSVSEQNYSNGSRISCVNPPASLKGDTYSIVGSLNPNSLGECMNGTSSSGVYSAGLQLLNVARLQRKDTTPQPLPLPEGLLSNNKGWAPGAEPQRTEAANPQPLRMEELLNIRLDRVTFDLSQPPYDSLQTYEFEGRDSRAESLSSLESDGEKDNGKEVGGMEELNQKFQRLVEIIRERKKERDKETQASKEGEAAETTLNETLKQSEDKEQVQQRWDF; encoded by the exons ATGGCAGCGCATGTTgtgcttctttttctcttgttctgtcaAGGGGAAAGAAATGGCATTTCAGAGGCCGCTGGCCTTtcagaggaagatgaaaactTGCAAGTAATATCAAGCAAAAAGCAACTCGTCTTACCTCATCCAGAGGCCGTGGATATCTTGTTTGTGGGAATCAAAGAACTGGAAAGCCGTGGTCAAGATGCAAAGGATGACGTAACATCAATGCCGAATGTGGCTTTTCAACTTAGTCACAGAAATCCAGCTGATTTTGACTTTATGAACAGTCCAGTGAAGCAGACAGAGTTACTTAGTCGTCTTAAATCTTCTGTTGCCTCCTTATTGTCTAAACATAGCCCTGAACTTACTTTGAACCACAAGAAAAGTAGCAGTTTGACTTATGGAGAGGTTGAAGGAGTAATTAATGGTCACAGCCTTGTGCCAAGGTCAGAGGAGGACTACACTGTCCAGCCTGGGCTCTATGTGGACACTGGAGTTGGTGACATCCAGCCGGAAAGGACTCGAGGCAGTTCTAAATGGGTCACAGAGTCTGAACAGAGATGGTCGAAGTCGTACCTGCCACCAGTGGAGCCTCACCCCCGGCGCCGCAGGAGCTGGCTCTGGAACCAGTTCTTTGTGATCGAGGAGTACAGAGGGCCCGAGCCTGTGCTCATCGGACGG CTGCACACAGATATGGACAGAGGAGACGGGCGCACTAAATACACCCTGGAAGGGGAGGGAGTTGGTTCTGTGTTTGTAATCGACAGCAACACCGGGAACATACACGTGACCAAATCTCTGGACCGAGAGGAAAAGGACCAGTATCGTCTCGTTGCAACAGCTACCGATCGAGAGTCTGGCCGAGCACTGGAGCCCTCCTCAGAGTTCATCATCAGAGTGCAGGACATCAATGACAACCCACCTGTCTTCCCTAATGAACCCTATGTTGCCATGGTGCCGGAGATGGCCAATATAG GCACATCTGTAGTCCAAGTCACAGCCGTTGATGCTGATGATCCAACGTATGGAAACAGTGCTCGACTGGTGTACGGGATAATTCAGGGCCAAGACTATTTCTCTGTGGATCCCGAGACAG GCGTTCTGCGGACAGCAGTGCCAGATATGGACAGGGAGACCCAGGATGAGTATCTGGTCATCCTCCAGGCCAAAGACATGGGGGGGCATCTGGGTGGATTAACAGGGACTACGACTGTCACTGTGAAGCTGAGCGATGTCAACGACAACCCTCCTCGCTTCAGAAGGA GTGCGTGGTCGTTCTCCGTGTCAGAGCTAGCAGCACCAGGTGTGGAGGTGGGCCGTCTCACTGCCACCGATCCGGACCTGGGAGAAAATGCACAGCTGGAGTTTACCATCATGGACGCAGAGGAGGCTGAAATATTCAACGTAACTGGAAGAGACAAAGAGGCTGTCATCGTGCTCAACAAA CTTCTGGACTATGAATCCCGCAGTTCGTATACTTTCTCGGTGGAAGTCATGAACCCTCTTATGGATCCCAGATACATAAAGAAAGGGCCCTTTAAGGATCAGGCAACAGTCCGAGTCATGGTCCTTAACGCTGATGAGCCACCACGTTTCTCCCAGAACTGGTATCACCTGGATGTATCTGAGAACTGTCCTCCTATCTGCTCTGTTGGCCGGGTTCATGCTGTGGACCCAGACACAGGACAAAGCTCCAACATCAG ATACTCCATCGATCCTCAATCAGACCCTGAGGCTCTGTTCCGCATCGCATCTGACACAGGTTTTATCAGCACTGTGATGGAGTTGGACCGTGAGCAGGACCAGTGGCACAACATCACAGTCATCGCCACACAACGGG ACAATCCAAATCTTGTGTCAAGAGTTGTGGTTGCCATAGAGACACTAGACCAGAATGACAATGCACCGGAGCTGGACAGGCAGTACAAAACATCAGTCTGTGACTCCAGCTCTCCTGGTCAG GTTGTTCAGGTTCTACGAGCCATTGACAGGGACCAAGGAGGACAGGAGACACCGGTCCACTTCAGCATCCCTCCAGAGTCCAGCTCTGCTCTAAACCTCACCGTCAGAGAATCCGGAG GTGTGACAGCCAGCTTGGTGCTTCAGTCAGCCTTGGAGCCCCTCCCTGGCTTCTCTTCATCTTTGCTCACCCTCTACGTGCCAGTAGTGCTGCGTGACGGGGCCTCAGGTCTGACCAACACTGGCACGGTCACTGTGACCATTTGCCCGTGTCTGCAAGGAGGCATGCAGACGGAGGACAGGGGCAGACAGAGGGACAGGAGATGGGAGAGACACATGGTCTGCCTGCCCGTGCCGTCCGCCTCACCATCTCTCATATTCAGTTTGGTCACATTGCTGGCCATGTTGGCTTGTGTCACCACTCTGCTGG TGGTGTGTGCACTCTCGCTGTCATTGCGCCATCAGAAACGAGACTCCCACTCACCCTTTGAGGAGGATGATGTCAGGGAAAACATCATATCCTACGATGACGAGGGGGGAGGGGAGGCAGACACCGCAGCTTTTGACATTACAGCGCTGCAGAGCATGCACAGAATCCAGCACATgcacaacaacagaaacat ATGGTACACCCAACAGAATCCACCCAGAGCCAGGACGTACAGCTGGAGCCGTTACCCCCGCCCCAGTCTGGGCCCTCAGCAGCGTCCGGGCTCCGCTCCGCTTTACGGACGCCTCTGCTACGGCGTCAACACACTGCCTGTTCTCAGAGATTACCCAGCCGGGCCACTGGAGGCAGGCCTTCAGCTGCCTCAGCTGACCCAGGGGCTCACAGGAGGTCATTGTGGCAATTCTCCCTTCATCCCAAATCAGAGCACCTTTGAGCCTCTGCTGCGCTCTCCTGAGATGAGCCTCGGTAGTTTCCAAGCAGAACATATGCTGGCGAAGAACACAATTACAGACAGAAATGAAAGCAGTGAAGCGGACGCAGTCAGTGCAAAAGCGAGTGAGGATCACAGCAAG attaatccaacagaaaCAGAGTCGACAGCAGCCAacatcactgcagatgtgaCCTATGAGTCCTCGTGCCAGAGTCACACCAGCTTCTCATCAAACCAACGAGAGGACCGACCGGGGTCATCGCAGACTCAGACCAGCACCGGGGCCACCAGCTGCACTGTGGATGACATTGATACTGACTCCTCCATTCCCTCCGTTTCAGAGCAAAATTATTCAAATGGCAGCCGAATCAGCTGCGTGAACCCTCCTGCTTCTCTGAAAGGAGACACATACAGCATTGTAGGCTCGCTCAACCCAAACAGCTTAGGGGAGTGTATGAACGGGACTAGCAGCAGCGGGGTGTACTCAGCAGGGCTGCAGCTACTCAACGTTGCCAGGCTCCAGAGAAAAGACACGACCCCGCAGCCTTTGCCCTTACCTGAGGGCTTGTTGAGCAACAACAAAGGCTGGGCGCCCGGGGCGGAGCCTCAGAGAACAGAAGCCGCAAACCCGCAGCCTCTCCGGATGGAAGAGCTCCTTAACATCCGCCTGGATCGGGTCACCTTTGACCTGTCGCAGCCGCCCTACGACTCGCTGCAGACATACGAGTTTGAGGGCCGTGACTCTCGGGCCGAGTCGCTGAGTTCACTGGAGAGCGACGGAGAGAAGGACAACGGGAAGGAGGTGGGAGGGATGGAGGAGCTAAACCAGAAGTTTCAAAGGCTGGTGGAGATCATCCGGGAAAGGAAAAAGGAGCGGGACAAGGAGACGCAAGCGAGCAAGGAAGGTGAGGCTGCAGAGACCACCCTGAATGAGACTCTTAAACAAAGTGAGGACAAAGAACAAGTACAGCAGAGATGGGATTTCTAG
- the LOC121653240 gene encoding cadherin-24-like isoform X2 — MVEVVPATSGASPPAPQELALEPVLCDRGVQRARACAHRTGTSVVQVTAVDADDPTYGNSARLVYGIIQGQDYFSVDPETGVLRTAVPDMDRETQDEYLVILQAKDMGGHLGGLTGTTTVTVKLSDVNDNPPRFRRSAWSFSVSELAAPGVEVGRLTATDPDLGENAQLEFTIMDAEEAEIFNVTGRDKEAVIVLNKLLDYESRSSYTFSVEVMNPLMDPRYIKKGPFKDQATVRVMVLNADEPPRFSQNWYHLDVSENCPPICSVGRVHAVDPDTGQSSNIRYSIDPQSDPEALFRIASDTGFISTVMELDREQDQWHNITVIATQRDNPNLVSRVVVAIETLDQNDNAPELDRQYKTSVCDSSSPGQVVQVLRAIDRDQGGQETPVHFSIPPESSSALNLTVRESGGVTASLVLQSALEPLPGFSSSLLTLYVPVVLRDGASGLTNTGTVTVTICPCLQGGMQTEDRGRQRDRRWERHMVCLPVPSASPSLIFSLVTLLAMLACVTTLLVVCALSLSLRHQKRDSHSPFEEDDVRENIISYDDEGGGEADTAAFDITALQSMHRIQHMHNNRNIWYTQQNPPRARTYSWSRYPRPSLGPQQRPGSAPLYGRLCYGVNTLPVLRDYPAGPLEAGLQLPQLTQGLTGGHCGNSPFIPNQSTFEPLLRSPEMSLGSFQAEHMLAKNTITDRNESSEADAVSAKASEDHSKINPTETESTAANITADVTYESSCQSHTSFSSNQREDRPGSSQTQTSTGATSCTVDDIDTDSSIPSVSEQNYSNGSRISCVNPPASLKGDTYSIVGSLNPNSLGECMNGTSSSGVYSAGLQLLNVARLQRKDTTPQPLPLPEGLLSNNKGWAPGAEPQRTEAANPQPLRMEELLNIRLDRVTFDLSQPPYDSLQTYEFEGRDSRAESLSSLESDGEKDNGKEVGGMEELNQKFQRLVEIIRERKKERDKETQASKEGEAAETTLNETLKQSEDKEQVQQRWDF, encoded by the exons ATGGTCGAAGTCGTACCTGCCACCAGTGGAGCCTCACCCCCGGCGCCGCAGGAGCTGGCTCTGGAACCAGTTCTTTGTGATCGAGGAGTACAGAGGGCCCGAGCCTGTGCTCATCGGACGG GCACATCTGTAGTCCAAGTCACAGCCGTTGATGCTGATGATCCAACGTATGGAAACAGTGCTCGACTGGTGTACGGGATAATTCAGGGCCAAGACTATTTCTCTGTGGATCCCGAGACAG GCGTTCTGCGGACAGCAGTGCCAGATATGGACAGGGAGACCCAGGATGAGTATCTGGTCATCCTCCAGGCCAAAGACATGGGGGGGCATCTGGGTGGATTAACAGGGACTACGACTGTCACTGTGAAGCTGAGCGATGTCAACGACAACCCTCCTCGCTTCAGAAGGA GTGCGTGGTCGTTCTCCGTGTCAGAGCTAGCAGCACCAGGTGTGGAGGTGGGCCGTCTCACTGCCACCGATCCGGACCTGGGAGAAAATGCACAGCTGGAGTTTACCATCATGGACGCAGAGGAGGCTGAAATATTCAACGTAACTGGAAGAGACAAAGAGGCTGTCATCGTGCTCAACAAA CTTCTGGACTATGAATCCCGCAGTTCGTATACTTTCTCGGTGGAAGTCATGAACCCTCTTATGGATCCCAGATACATAAAGAAAGGGCCCTTTAAGGATCAGGCAACAGTCCGAGTCATGGTCCTTAACGCTGATGAGCCACCACGTTTCTCCCAGAACTGGTATCACCTGGATGTATCTGAGAACTGTCCTCCTATCTGCTCTGTTGGCCGGGTTCATGCTGTGGACCCAGACACAGGACAAAGCTCCAACATCAG ATACTCCATCGATCCTCAATCAGACCCTGAGGCTCTGTTCCGCATCGCATCTGACACAGGTTTTATCAGCACTGTGATGGAGTTGGACCGTGAGCAGGACCAGTGGCACAACATCACAGTCATCGCCACACAACGGG ACAATCCAAATCTTGTGTCAAGAGTTGTGGTTGCCATAGAGACACTAGACCAGAATGACAATGCACCGGAGCTGGACAGGCAGTACAAAACATCAGTCTGTGACTCCAGCTCTCCTGGTCAG GTTGTTCAGGTTCTACGAGCCATTGACAGGGACCAAGGAGGACAGGAGACACCGGTCCACTTCAGCATCCCTCCAGAGTCCAGCTCTGCTCTAAACCTCACCGTCAGAGAATCCGGAG GTGTGACAGCCAGCTTGGTGCTTCAGTCAGCCTTGGAGCCCCTCCCTGGCTTCTCTTCATCTTTGCTCACCCTCTACGTGCCAGTAGTGCTGCGTGACGGGGCCTCAGGTCTGACCAACACTGGCACGGTCACTGTGACCATTTGCCCGTGTCTGCAAGGAGGCATGCAGACGGAGGACAGGGGCAGACAGAGGGACAGGAGATGGGAGAGACACATGGTCTGCCTGCCCGTGCCGTCCGCCTCACCATCTCTCATATTCAGTTTGGTCACATTGCTGGCCATGTTGGCTTGTGTCACCACTCTGCTGG TGGTGTGTGCACTCTCGCTGTCATTGCGCCATCAGAAACGAGACTCCCACTCACCCTTTGAGGAGGATGATGTCAGGGAAAACATCATATCCTACGATGACGAGGGGGGAGGGGAGGCAGACACCGCAGCTTTTGACATTACAGCGCTGCAGAGCATGCACAGAATCCAGCACATgcacaacaacagaaacat ATGGTACACCCAACAGAATCCACCCAGAGCCAGGACGTACAGCTGGAGCCGTTACCCCCGCCCCAGTCTGGGCCCTCAGCAGCGTCCGGGCTCCGCTCCGCTTTACGGACGCCTCTGCTACGGCGTCAACACACTGCCTGTTCTCAGAGATTACCCAGCCGGGCCACTGGAGGCAGGCCTTCAGCTGCCTCAGCTGACCCAGGGGCTCACAGGAGGTCATTGTGGCAATTCTCCCTTCATCCCAAATCAGAGCACCTTTGAGCCTCTGCTGCGCTCTCCTGAGATGAGCCTCGGTAGTTTCCAAGCAGAACATATGCTGGCGAAGAACACAATTACAGACAGAAATGAAAGCAGTGAAGCGGACGCAGTCAGTGCAAAAGCGAGTGAGGATCACAGCAAG attaatccaacagaaaCAGAGTCGACAGCAGCCAacatcactgcagatgtgaCCTATGAGTCCTCGTGCCAGAGTCACACCAGCTTCTCATCAAACCAACGAGAGGACCGACCGGGGTCATCGCAGACTCAGACCAGCACCGGGGCCACCAGCTGCACTGTGGATGACATTGATACTGACTCCTCCATTCCCTCCGTTTCAGAGCAAAATTATTCAAATGGCAGCCGAATCAGCTGCGTGAACCCTCCTGCTTCTCTGAAAGGAGACACATACAGCATTGTAGGCTCGCTCAACCCAAACAGCTTAGGGGAGTGTATGAACGGGACTAGCAGCAGCGGGGTGTACTCAGCAGGGCTGCAGCTACTCAACGTTGCCAGGCTCCAGAGAAAAGACACGACCCCGCAGCCTTTGCCCTTACCTGAGGGCTTGTTGAGCAACAACAAAGGCTGGGCGCCCGGGGCGGAGCCTCAGAGAACAGAAGCCGCAAACCCGCAGCCTCTCCGGATGGAAGAGCTCCTTAACATCCGCCTGGATCGGGTCACCTTTGACCTGTCGCAGCCGCCCTACGACTCGCTGCAGACATACGAGTTTGAGGGCCGTGACTCTCGGGCCGAGTCGCTGAGTTCACTGGAGAGCGACGGAGAGAAGGACAACGGGAAGGAGGTGGGAGGGATGGAGGAGCTAAACCAGAAGTTTCAAAGGCTGGTGGAGATCATCCGGGAAAGGAAAAAGGAGCGGGACAAGGAGACGCAAGCGAGCAAGGAAGGTGAGGCTGCAGAGACCACCCTGAATGAGACTCTTAAACAAAGTGAGGACAAAGAACAAGTACAGCAGAGATGGGATTTCTAG